One genomic window of Salvelinus alpinus chromosome 17, SLU_Salpinus.1, whole genome shotgun sequence includes the following:
- the LOC139542892 gene encoding dystroglycan 1-like — translation MHCKQSGWDCGGVGRTRPPPGRTIPLVLGLLVALVQGSVPRRQLVEGLGEMLSVDLEASMHSSVLSDLQTAASVATEGPPTGIPEFLAAVTEVAPAGIPDSSAVVGQGFQLRIPPRAKNGSCNVKLTEVGKEHLPSWLYWATGSCILRGLALEQDRGVHHISLSGSEMINSGHGLKVFSIEVHPEEWADGEPALLALQAEANNLQPFTCGSEEPVTVLTIILDADLTKMNAHQRVGLLASMKKFSGVPLEHMRVVPVINNRLFDMSAFMAGPGNAKKVVENGALLSWKLGCALDQSNIPNINSVQSPAKDGSMSSKLGYPVVGWHIVNKKPHLVKRVRRQLGNTPTPVPSLLPPTTYPEPPTRIVPTPTSPSISPATDSSAPPVRGPLPLPVKPTNRLRDQIAHTPTIGAPQPTRVLGTTSTIPIQPTMTRPAIPEATALPTPPSTTRRPKTSTTKKTKKAKTSTPVPREPKTTTAKPPRRTTPLSPAPDYNNEKPQLRNPIDEVNAWVGTYFEVKIPPDTFFDKEDGTTDKLRLTLRKNHNEVVSETSWIQFNSTIQLLYGLPEKEHAGKHEYFMLATDKAGMSTIDAFEVHVNRWPATDKPSVVFAARFHGEPKTLANNVHKKILLTKKLAYALGDRNTSTVTLRSITKGSIVVEWTNNSLQQSPCPKDQITVLSRKISDPQGRPTLAFSNAMEPDFKPINISVRGTNKCQTYMFVPPGEVTIPVPPPATPSPGTGRSTSDDVYLHTVIPAVVVAALLLIAGVIAMVCYRKKRKGKMSIEEQATFIKKGVPIIFADELDDSKSPPSSSIPLILHEEKPPLPPPEYPNMAGPHSTLLNQDLLMEEYSIYHDDDPNAPPYQPPPPFTVPIEGKGSRPKNMTSYRSPPPYVPP, via the exons ATGCACTGTAAACAGAGCGGTTGGGACTGTGGAGGTGTGGGGAGAACCAGACCTCCCCCAGGCAGGACTATCCCCCTAGTGCTGGGGCTACTGGTGGCCTTGGTCCAGGGCAGTGTGCCTAGGAGACAACTGGTGGAGGGCCTGGGGGAGATGTTGTCGGTGGACCTGGAAGCCTCCATgcactcctctgtcctctctgaccTGCAGACTGCAGCCTCTGTAGCCACAGAGGGACCTCCCACGGGTATCCCAGAGTTCCTGGCTGCGGTCACAGAGGTGGCCCCTGCAGGAATCCCTGACTCTTCAGCGGTGGTGGGCCAGGGTTTCCAGTTGAGGATTCCGCCCAGGGCGAAGAATGGCAGTTGCAATGTTAAG TTAACTGAGGTGGGAAAGGAACACTTACCCTCCTGGCTGTACTGGGCCACAGGGAGCTGCATCCTACGAGGCCTGGCCCTGGAGCAGGACAGAGGTGTCCACCATATCTCCCTCTCTGGCTCTGAGATGATAAACAGTGGCCATGGCCTAAAAGTCTTCTCTATTGAGGTGCACCCAGAGGAGTGGGCTGACGGTGAGCCGGCCCTGTTGGCTCTCCAGGCTGAAGCCAACAACCTCCAGCCATTCACCTGCGGCAGCGAGGAGCCCGTCACTGTTCTCACCATCATCCTGGATGCCGACCTCACCAAGATGAACGCTCATCAGAGGGTAGGCCTGCTGGCCAGCATGAAGAAGTTTTCCGGTGTCCCCCTGGAGCACATGAGGGTGGTCCCTGTCATCAACAACCGCCTGTTCGACATGTCCGCCTTCATGGCTGGGCCCGGAAATGCCAAGAAGGTGGTGGAGAATGGGGCCCTGTTGTCATGGAAGCTGGGCTGCGCCCTGGACCAGTCTAACATTCCGAACATCAACAGCGTCCAATCGCCTGCCAAGGATGGGTCCATGTCGTCCAAGCTAGGCTACCCAGTGGTAGGCTGGCACATCGTCAACAAGAAACCCCACTTGGTGAAACGGGTCAGGAGGCAGCTGGGAAACACCCCCACCCCTGTACCCTCCCTGCTCCCCCCAACCACTTACCCTGAGCCCCCTACTCGCATTGTTCCCACCCCCACATCCCCTTCCATCTCCCCAGCCACTGACAGCTCTGCTCCCCCTGTCCGTGGACCCTTGCCCCTGCCGGTGAAGCCCACTAACAGGCTGAGAGATCAGATAGCCCACACTCCTACTATAGGGGCTCCTCAGCCTACTAGGGTCCTGGGCACCACCAGTACCATCCCCATCCAGCCTACTATGACCCGGCCCGCTATTCCAGAGGCTACTGCTCTTCCCACCCCACCAAGCACCACTAGAAGGCCAAAGACCTCCACCACCAAGAAAACCAAGAAGGCAAAAACCTCCACTCCAGTGCCCAGAGAACCTAAGACCACCACGGCTAAGCCACCCAGACGCACCACCCCTCTATCTCCTGCTCCTGACTACAACAATGAGAAGCCCCAGCTACGCAACCCCATCGACGAGGTGAATGCCTGGGTCGGGACCTACTTTGAGGTGAAGATTCCTCCAGATACCTTCTTCGACAAAGAGGACGGCACCACGGACAAGCTGCGTCTGACTTTGAGGAAGAACCACAACGAAGTGGTGAGCGAGACCTCTTGGATCCAGTTTAACAGCACCATCCAGCTCCTGTACGGTCTCCCAGAGAAAGAACACGCAGGCAAACACGAGTACTTTATGCTGGCCACCGACAAGGCAGGCATGAGCACCATAGATGCCTTTGAGGTCCATGTCAACCGTTGGCCGGCCACCGATAAGCCCTCCGTTGTTTTTGCCGCCCGTTTCCATGGTGAACCCAAGACATTGGCCAACAACGTCCACAAAAAGATCCTCCTGACTAAGAAGCTGGCGTATGCACTGGGTGACCGGAACACCAGCACAGTGACCCTGCGGAGTATCACCAAGGGCTCCATTGTGGTGGAGTGGACCAACAACAGCCTCCAGCAGAGCCCCTGTCCCAAGGACCAGATCACCGTCCTCAGCAGAAAGATCTCCGACCCCCAGGGCAGGCCCACTCTGGCCTTCTCCAATGCCATGGAGCCAGACTTCAAACCCATCAACATCTCCGTCCGCGGCACCAACAAATGCCAGACCTACATGTTCGTGCCCCCAGGAGAGGTGACCATCCCTGTTCCCCCTCCAGCCACTCCTTCCCCTGGCACTGGTCGTAGCACCAGTGACGATGTTTACCTGCACACAGTTATCCCAGCTGTGGTGGTGGCGGCGCTACTGCTGATTGCCGGCGTCATCGCCATGGTCTGCTACCGCAAGAAGCGCAAGGGCAAGATGAGCATTGAGGAGCAGGCCACCTTCATCAAGAAAGGCGTGCCCATCATCTTTGCAGATGAGCTGGACGACTCCAAGtctcccccatcctccagtatCCCCCTCATCCTGCATGAGGAGAAGCCACCCCTGCCCCCTCCAGAGTACCCCAACATGGCTGGCCCTCACAGCACCCTGCTCAACCAGGATCTCCTGATGGAGGAGTACTCCATCTACCATGATGATGACCCCAACGCACCCCCCTATCAGCCCCCGCCACCCTTCACCGTCCCCATCGAGGGGAAAGGGTCCCGCCCCAAGAACATGACATCCTACAGGTCACCACCTCCCTACGTGCCTCCCTAA